DNA sequence from the Tissierella sp. MB52-C2 genome:
TTCTGCTTTGGGAGCTTCTTTAACTTTAGCACTGGGAGTTTTTGGACAATTAATATTATCTTCAGCTATTGATCATTATGGACTAATGGGTATGGATACTTATAAGTTTCATAAGAAAAAAATTGTAGGTTTTGGAATTATATTAGTTGGAATCATTATAATGACCATATATTAAGGAGATTAAAAATATGATATATATAATATTAGCAATAATTGGAGGATTTCTCACTATATTATCAATGGTAGTAAACGCCAGTTTAGCAAAGAGAATCGGAGTATTCCAAGGAGCATTTATCAACTACATAGGAGGATTAATAGTTACTCTGCTTATAACCATGGGATTAAGAGAATACTTACATATGGAAAGCTTAGCCAACATACCTTTTTATGCGTTTTTAGGCGGTGCTTTGGGAGTTGTCATTGTGGCCAGCTCAAATGTTATAATCCCTAAGATACCAACTATATATAGTACTCTATTGATTTTTATAGGACAAATATTTACAGGAATAATTATAGACTACTTAAGACTAAGCCATGTTTCAAAGGGGAAAATAATAGGCGGATTAATTGTAGTATTAGGTATACTATATAATTCCAATGTGGACAAAAAACAATTAGTAGATGAAAGGTAGATAAACGAGGGGTGAAAATTGTGAAGATAATGGTAATAGGGGCAGGGAAGCTTGGATATAAATTGGCAGAAACTATGGTGCTAGAAGATATAGATGTTACAGTAATTGACTACAATCCAAGGGTAATAGATTTTGTAAATGAACATTTAGATGTTCTGACTGTTTTAGGGAATGGTATTGATATAAATATTCTAAAAGAATTGGGCATAGAAACATATAATATTTTAGTAGCTTCAACGGATAGTGATGAAACCAATACTTTAATATGTTCATTAGGAAAGAAATTGGGATGTCAAAGAACCATAGCACGTATTAGAAATCCTGAATATATGCAGCAGATAGACTTTATAAAGAAGGAAATGGGAATTGATAATATTATTAATCCAGATTTTTCTACGGCTCAAGTCATAGAAAAATATTTACTAAAAAGCTATAATTTTTATTCAGGAGATTTTGCCAGTGGAAAGGTTCAAATGATTGATTTTAATATTGAACATATGAAGGACTTTGTGGGTAAGAAACTAATGGAATTGGAGAATTTTGAAGGATTGCTTATTACAGCCATATCTAGAGATGGTAATATAATAATTCCAGATGGAACCACAAGGCTTATTGATAATGATATAATTCATGTCATAGGGAAAAATTCTGATATAAATAATTTAAATGATAGATTTACTAAGGATATAACTAAAAAGGAAATAGAAAATGTAATGATACTTGGAGGAAGTAATATTGGATATTATCTTGCAGAAAAATTATCTAAGGCTCATATATCTGTTACATTAATAGAAAAGGATAAGGAAAGATGTCAGGAGTTATCAGAGGTTTTAGGAGATGTACTTATTATTCATGGAGATGGTGCAGATATACACTTACTGGAGGAAGAAAGAATATCTTCCATGGATGCCTTTGTAGGAACCACAGGCTATGATGAAGAAAACTTACTTATGGCATTAATGGCTAAGCAAGCAGGGGTTCCTAAAACCATATCAAAGATTAGTAGAGAAAACTATACTAAGATAATAGATAGACTGGGAGTAGACGCTGCCTTTAATCCAATCTATATTACTGCAAGTAATATATTGAAATATATTCGTGGTGGCAAAATAGTATCTGTATCACTACTAATTGGTGGAGATGGAGAAGTAACAGAAATAATTATAGGAAAAGATCTTCCTATAGTAGGAAAGACTTTAGAAGAGTTGAAACTACCTAAAGGTATAATAATTGGAGCTATAGTTCATGGGGGAAAAGTTATAATACCTAATGGAAAAACTGTAATAAATGCTAATGACAGAATAGTAGTATTTTGTCTAAAGGAAGACTTACCAACCTTGAAGATGTTCTTTAAGACCCATAAGGGAGGCGTATTAAGTGAATTATGGAATCGTACTAAGGGTATTAGGTAGTATATTAATATTAGAGTCGGCACTTATGGTACCATCTTTACTTATATCCTTATATACAAATCAAGGGGATAAAGTGCCTTTTCTAATAACAATACTAATAACATCCATAATTGGATTTATTTTATTGAGAAAGAGAAATCAAAATAAACATATTAGTGCCAGGGAAGGTTTGGCAATTGTATCTTTAGGCTGGTTTTTAATATCATTATTTGGTGCATTGCCTCTATATCTATCGGAAAGTACTCCAACTTATATAGACGCATTTTTTGAAATAGTATCTGGATTTACAACAACTGGTGCCACAGTAATAGCAGATGTAGAAGTATTACCTATGGGGATTTTATTCTGGCGTTCTTTAACTCACTGGATAGGTGGTATGGGGATATTGGTATTTACTTTGGCATTGTTACCAGCTTTAGGTATAGGGGCATTCCAAATATTTAAGGCAGAAAGTCCAGGACCTATTGCAGGAAAAATAGCACCAAGAATAAGAGATACTGCTAAAATTCTTTATGGTACTTATTTTGCTATTACAATAATTCAGGTGATATTTTTAAAATTTGGAGGCATGTCTTTATTTGATTCTTTAGTATATACCTTTGGTACAGTAGGTACAGGTGGATTCGCTACTAAAAATGCCAGTGTAGGAGCTTATAATAGTACTTATATTCATTTAGTAATAGGTAGTTTCATGGTACTTTCAGGTGTGAATTTTTCTCTGTATTATTCCTTGTTTAAAGGAAAATGGAGAGATGTTCTAAAAGATGAAGAATTAAGACTTTATTTTATAATTGTAGGGGTAGCAGTATTATCTATTGCCATTAATTTATATAGTACAGTTTACTCAAATCTAGGATTAGCCTTTAGAGACTCCTTTTTTCAAGTAGGATCTATTATGACTACAACAGGATATTCCACAGCTAACTTTGATATTTGGCCAACCTTTAGTAAGGCTATCTTACTATTACTTATGTTTATAGGAGCCAGTGCAGGTTCTACTGCTGGTGGTATGAAGGTTATTAGAATACTTATTATGTTGAAGTTAATTAAACGAGAAATATTGAAAATATTTCATCCTAGAGCTATGAAGCCAGTTAAATTAAACGATAAAATACTTCCCAATGAAACCATAGCAGGTATCAATAGTTTTATAGGGTTATATATTATTATATTTGCATTATCTACTATTTTAGTATCCTTAGAAGGTGTAGATTTGGAAAGTGCAGCTAGTTCAGTGGCTGCGACTCTAGGGAATATTGGGCCGGGTCTAGGATTTGTAGGACCTACTAGTACATTTTTTGGATATAGTCAAATTTCAAAGGCATTTTTCTCTTTTCTTATGCTTTTAGGTAGGCTTGAGTTATTTACCATAATAGCATTACTTGCACCAAGGAACTGGAGACGAGAAATATAGAAGAAGTCCTAACTATAGATAAATATTAAATGAAAGTTGGTGATATTATGAATGAGAATACATATGCAAAGATTACAAAGCTAATATATAGTCATAAATATGGACCACAAATACTTAAGGCAATTAATAATAGTACAGTCATATTAGTATATTGCTTGTATCTGATTCTTCTTATGATATTAGCATATAACCATGACGCTAGATTTTGGAGAGTGTTATTGACACCTGGTATTTCTTTTGTGTTAGTAAGTATTTTTAGAAAAGTTTTTAATGCATCTAGGCCTTATGAAGTACTAAATATAGATTCTATTATTAAAAAGGATACTAAGGGAAAATCTTTTCCATCTCGTCATGTATTCTCTATCTTTGTAATTTCAACAGCCTTTTATTATATTCTGCCTCCTATGGGAGTTGTTTTGATGTTCTTAGGGATATTATTGGCATTAGCTAGAGTTTTAGGCGGAGTACATTTCCCTAGAGATGTAATAGCAGGAGCTATAATAGGAATATTATCGGGAACAATAGGATTTACTTTATTTTAGCTAGGGATGGTTTAAACCATCCCTTTCTACTGGAATAGAAGCAGAAACTTTCCATTAATAAGTTTCAAAAAAAGTTAAATCTAATTCTTCTATAAAAATAAAGAAATAAATTGTATAGAGATAGGAACTCCTTCAATAGGTGGATATTCTACTTCTAATAGAAGAAGACCCTTTTTAATTATATAATTGATACTTGGCTGGATGACT
Encoded proteins:
- a CDS encoding DMT family transporter, producing the protein MIYIILAIIGGFLTILSMVVNASLAKRIGVFQGAFINYIGGLIVTLLITMGLREYLHMESLANIPFYAFLGGALGVVIVASSNVIIPKIPTIYSTLLIFIGQIFTGIIIDYLRLSHVSKGKIIGGLIVVLGILYNSNVDKKQLVDER
- the trkA gene encoding Trk system potassium transporter TrkA, translating into MVIGAGKLGYKLAETMVLEDIDVTVIDYNPRVIDFVNEHLDVLTVLGNGIDINILKELGIETYNILVASTDSDETNTLICSLGKKLGCQRTIARIRNPEYMQQIDFIKKEMGIDNIINPDFSTAQVIEKYLLKSYNFYSGDFASGKVQMIDFNIEHMKDFVGKKLMELENFEGLLITAISRDGNIIIPDGTTRLIDNDIIHVIGKNSDINNLNDRFTKDITKKEIENVMILGGSNIGYYLAEKLSKAHISVTLIEKDKERCQELSEVLGDVLIIHGDGADIHLLEEERISSMDAFVGTTGYDEENLLMALMAKQAGVPKTISKISRENYTKIIDRLGVDAAFNPIYITASNILKYIRGGKIVSVSLLIGGDGEVTEIIIGKDLPIVGKTLEELKLPKGIIIGAIVHGGKVIIPNGKTVINANDRIVVFCLKEDLPTLKMFFKTHKGGVLSELWNRTKGIR
- a CDS encoding TrkH family potassium uptake protein: MNYGIVLRVLGSILILESALMVPSLLISLYTNQGDKVPFLITILITSIIGFILLRKRNQNKHISAREGLAIVSLGWFLISLFGALPLYLSESTPTYIDAFFEIVSGFTTTGATVIADVEVLPMGILFWRSLTHWIGGMGILVFTLALLPALGIGAFQIFKAESPGPIAGKIAPRIRDTAKILYGTYFAITIIQVIFLKFGGMSLFDSLVYTFGTVGTGGFATKNASVGAYNSTYIHLVIGSFMVLSGVNFSLYYSLFKGKWRDVLKDEELRLYFIIVGVAVLSIAINLYSTVYSNLGLAFRDSFFQVGSIMTTTGYSTANFDIWPTFSKAILLLLMFIGASAGSTAGGMKVIRILIMLKLIKREILKIFHPRAMKPVKLNDKILPNETIAGINSFIGLYIIIFALSTILVSLEGVDLESAASSVAATLGNIGPGLGFVGPTSTFFGYSQISKAFFSFLMLLGRLELFTIIALLAPRNWRREI
- a CDS encoding phosphatase PAP2 family protein produces the protein MNENTYAKITKLIYSHKYGPQILKAINNSTVILVYCLYLILLMILAYNHDARFWRVLLTPGISFVLVSIFRKVFNASRPYEVLNIDSIIKKDTKGKSFPSRHVFSIFVISTAFYYILPPMGVVLMFLGILLALARVLGGVHFPRDVIAGAIIGILSGTIGFTLF